The Streptomyces sp. NBC_00483 genome contains the following window.
CCGATCGCCCTGCTGCTGTGCGGCGGTTCGCTGATCACCGCGGTCTCGCTCTGGTTCGTCCGCGAGACCGGCAAGGACGCCCTCGTGCACGCCACCGAACACCCCACCGCCCTCACCAAGGAGGCCTCCGCGTGAAGAAGCCCGGTCCCCGGACACGTATCGCCTGCGCCGTCGCCGTCGTACTGGCCGCCACCGCGCTGCCCGCCCCGGCCGTCGCGGCGGCGCCGGACAGCAGACACGTGGAGGGCAGCCTGCCCTCGGGCGCGACGTACGTCATGGACGTCCCCACGGCGTGGAACGGAACGGTCCTGCTCTTCAGCCACGGCTACAACGACGTCGGTGCGCCCAACCCCGCCGAGGACGCCCCGGACGACGCCACCAAGTCCCTTCTCCTGAAGCAGGGTTACGCCCTGGCCGGCTCCTCCTACGCCTCCGCCGGCTGGGCGCTGCCGGGCGCGGTCGACGACCAACTGGCCACCCTGTCCGCGTTCATCGACCGGTTCGGCTCCGCCGGGCGCACCGTCGCCTGGGGGCGCTCGTACGGCGGGATGGTCACCACCGCGATCGCCGAGCGGCACCCGGAGCGCATCGACGGATCGCTGTCCCTGTGCGGCCTCGTGCACGGCGGCGTCGCCAACTGGAACAACACGCTGGACCCCGTGTTCGCCCTCAAGACGCTCCTCACGCCGGGCTCCGACGTGCCGCTGGTCGACCTGCCGGACCAGGAGACGGCCACGCGCGCGGCGGACACCATGGTCGCCGCGGTCGACAAGGCGCAGACGTCCCCCGAAGGACGCGCCCGCATCGCGCTCGCCGCCGCCCTGCACAACATCCCCGGCTGGAACCAGGAGGCGCAGCCCCGGCCCGGCGCCACCGACTGGGACGCCCAACAGGCCAACCAGTACGACGCCGTCAAGGGCCTGC
Protein-coding sequences here:
- a CDS encoding prolyl oligopeptidase family serine peptidase, which codes for MKKPGPRTRIACAVAVVLAATALPAPAVAAAPDSRHVEGSLPSGATYVMDVPTAWNGTVLLFSHGYNDVGAPNPAEDAPDDATKSLLLKQGYALAGSSYASAGWALPGAVDDQLATLSAFIDRFGSAGRTVAWGRSYGGMVTTAIAERHPERIDGSLSLCGLVHGGVANWNNTLDPVFALKTLLTPGSDVPLVDLPDQETATRAADTMVAAVDKAQTSPEGRARIALAAALHNIPGWNQEAQPRPGATDWDAQQANQYDAVKGLLKIAAFNRRQESETRSGGNTSWNTGVDYAKLLAQSSVSKEVTELYRKSGLSLRDDLATLGRAPRIGADPDAVSWMRRTSTFSGKLTKPQFDVHTTGDPLVPVQTESALRRAVTAAGASSQLRQAYTDNAGHCTFSAAEQVAALHTLEDRIDTGKWHGTDADSLNAAAAEANATDPSRYITYRPTPYLRPYDRAHPADGQ